The Bradyrhizobium betae genomic interval CCCGCGATGAGGAAGCAGAGCGCCGCAAGCAAAAAGGCGGGCAGCAGCTCCAGCCGATGCAACCACATCAGCTCCGGATAGACAGCGAGATCGCCGACTTTCACGAGGTCGGTCGCGTCGTGCTCCCGGTAGAAAATCCAGCCGACATGGCTGTACAGGAAGCCGCGCTGACGTGGCGAATGCACGTCCAGTTCGGTATCGGAATGCAGATGATGGTGCCGATGCTTGGCCGCCCACCACAACACGCTCTTCTGCGCGGTGCTCTGCGCGAGGCAGGCCAGGATGAACTGAAACACCCGGCCCGTCGCATAAGCCTTGTGCGAGAAATAGCGGTGGTAACCTGCTCCGATTGCGAACATGCGCACGACATACAGCGAACCGCAGATCGCGACGGCCTGCCAGGTGACGCCTGACCAGATGGCTGCAAAGCAGCCGAGATGGACCAGCACGAACGGTATTGCGGAGGGGTACATGACGTCGTCGTGCTGGTCGTCGGCGGGCGCGTTGGGCAACATGTCTTGGCGTGACCTTGGGTGAGGGGTATCCGGGATTCGTTGCGGCGGCGCCGAAGGCCGCCGGGTACGAAAAACCCGCGGATGGCGGACCACCGCGGGGGACTCGAACGGGATGCTTTGCCTGAACATCCCCGGCCGGAGCAGAGTCGGCCTGAACTTCGCCGGACTATATGGTTGTGGAAGCCTGGCATGCAAGCTCGTAGCCTCACGGGGAGCTGCGGCAAGTTGCTCGGGAGACCATGCGCACAGCCGGTCCGGCGTGGCGCACGGGCGGCACGCCGCCTATAGTCAACACGCGAGAAGAAAGAGGCGGCGATGATGGCGGCTGCGACCTCGGCGAACGACAGTCTCTGGCAGCAGATACGCGGCGAGGCGCAACGTGCGATGGTCGCCGACCCTGTCTTTGGCAAATCGCTTGCCGATACAGTCCTCGTCCATGACGATTTTGCTGCCGCCCTGGCCGATCTGATCGGGCGCAGACTTGGCGGCTCCGCAGCGGATCGAGCGCGCTTCACGGCCTTTGCCCTCGACGCCTTCAGTGACTCGCCGGACCTGATCGAGACAGCCGGCCGCGACTTGCTGGCGATCGCGATCCACGATCCCGCCATCGCCGAGCTGTTGCCGCCACTGCTGCATTTCAAGGGTTATGTCGCGCTGCAGGCCTGGCGCGTCTCGAACTGGCTCTGGCATCGCGGCCATGTCGATGCCGCGCTGTTGTTTCAGAACGAGTCGTCCAACCTGCTGCAGGTCAGCATTCATCCCGCCGCCGGTATCGGCGCGTCGGTCTATCTCGACCACGCCACGGGTATCGTGATCGGCGCGAATGTGGTCATCGGCGAGGGGACCACCATCCTCCAGAATGTCAGCATCGGCCGCAGCAGCGAACTGCCGGCGCGCCCGCCCCGCATCGGCAGCAGCGTCTATATCGGCGCGGGTGCGGCGATTCTCGGCGATATCAGCATCGGCGATTTCGCCAAGGTCGGTGCCGGCACGGTCGTGACCTCAGACGTGCCGGCCGGCTGCACGGCGGTCGGCAATCCCGCGCGGCTGACCAATTGCCCCGAGCCCGCCCCGGCGGCCTGACCCAACCGCCCGCGCTGCCTACCTTTCCGCCAGCCAAATTCGCCTGCGGTAACCCCGCATTAACCATCGCCGGGCTCTGGTATTTGCGGACAATCGCGCCCAAAGCTGCGGTCAAGGCCCATAGTTTTGACATCTTGGCAGGGAATGCAGACGGCCGGCTTTGGACGAGCCCCTGCACTCCAGAAAAACAAGGCTTTGAGCGGGCTTGCCGGCCGCGCCGGTACTTAGCGCGGCTGTTGGGAAACCGGCGGCATTCGCTGCTACGGAACATCGGTAACGATCGCCTTGAGAGGATACTGCTTATGAACCCGGCCGAAATGGCTCAGTCCGCCCTTCCGGTTGCCGCCTCCGCGGACGTGTCGCTGATCGCGCTGTTCTGGCAGGCTCACTGGATCGTGAAAGGGGTCATGCTGGGGCTTCTCGGCTGCTCGGTCTGGGTCTGGGCAATCGCCATCGACAAGATCTTCCTGTTTGCCCGCACCCGCCGCTCGATGGACCGTTTCGAGCAGGCCTTCTGGTCGGGCGAGTCGATCGAGGAGCTCTATCGCACCCTCTCGGCCAAGCCGACGCATTCGATGGCGGCCTGCTTCGTCGCGGCGATGCGCGAGTGGAAGCGCTCGTTTGAGAACCAGGCGCGCTCGGTCGCCGGCCTTCAGATGCGCATCGACAAGGTGATGAACGTTTCGATCGCCCGCGAGGTCGAGCGGCTGGAGCGCCGCCTGCTG includes:
- the tolQ gene encoding protein TolQ; protein product: MNPAEMAQSALPVAASADVSLIALFWQAHWIVKGVMLGLLGCSVWVWAIAIDKIFLFARTRRSMDRFEQAFWSGESIEELYRTLSAKPTHSMAACFVAAMREWKRSFENQARSVAGLQMRIDKVMNVSIAREVERLERRLLVLATVGSAGPFVGLFGTVWGIMSSFQSIAASKNTSLAVVAPGIAEALFATAVGLIAAIPATIFYNKFTSEVNRQAQRLEGFADEFSAILSRQIDERG
- a CDS encoding serine O-acetyltransferase, coding for MMAAATSANDSLWQQIRGEAQRAMVADPVFGKSLADTVLVHDDFAAALADLIGRRLGGSAADRARFTAFALDAFSDSPDLIETAGRDLLAIAIHDPAIAELLPPLLHFKGYVALQAWRVSNWLWHRGHVDAALLFQNESSNLLQVSIHPAAGIGASVYLDHATGIVIGANVVIGEGTTILQNVSIGRSSELPARPPRIGSSVYIGAGAAILGDISIGDFAKVGAGTVVTSDVPAGCTAVGNPARLTNCPEPAPAA